The following DNA comes from Ruficoccus amylovorans.
CCGCCCCGTCCTGCGCTGCGGCAACAACGGCTGGAGCGGCTGGATTGACGAACAGGGCCGCATCCGAGACGTGCTGCGCGGGATTAACGGCTCCACCTATTTTCAGGGAACGGGCACCTTTGACTTGCGGCACGACCTGCGCTGGGGCGGCGTGCTGACCCCCTATGTCCGCTATGGCGACTGGTTTGTCGGCCTGTGTGCGCTCTTTTTTGCCTGGGCGGCGGTCAGGGAGAATCGTTTGAGAGTTTGAAGGTTTGAGAGTTTGAAAGTTGGGCGTTCGCTGGGGCTAGGCGAGGGGAGTTCGCACTGATAAAAGCGGACGATTGGTGGATTTTAGAGACTTGGTTGTCTCTGGTGGGTGACATTTGACCGCTGGCGTTTTATTTTTGTGATTCCGGCAAATCATGCGAAAATAGTCGTTGACAGGATTGGAAGATTTTGAAAGTTTTCACTCATAATCTTCTAGAAACCTTTCATAACCCCTTCACATTTCCCATGGCCCAAGCTACTCCTGATCTGACCAGGGCCGCGATTGAGCGGCTGGTACGTGAGAGTATTTATAAGCAGCTCGGCAAACAAGTCCCGGCCGGGAACGAGGCACCCAACCCCCTCGTGGTCAATGTCAGCGCGCGCCACTGTCACCTTTCGCCCGAAGCGGTGGAAAAGCTTTTCGGCCCCGGCCACCAGCTTACGCCGATGAAGTGGCTCTACCAGGAAGGCCAGTACGCGGCCCAGGAATCCGTCACTCTGGTCGGCCCGCGCAGCCGCGTCATTTCAAACCTGCGCATCCTCGGTCCCTGCCGCCCGCTCAACCAGGTCGAACTCGCCTTTACCGACGCCATCGCGCTCGGCTACGACATCCCGGTGCGCCAGTCCGGCGACATCGAGGGCACGCCCGGTTGCATGCTCATGGGGCCGAAGGGCTTCCTGGAGCTGGACAAGGGCGTCATCCGCGCCGCCCCGCACGTCCACATGGCCCCGGAAGACGCCGCGCATTACGGCGTTAAGCAGGGCGACTTCATGAAGAT
Coding sequences within:
- the pduL gene encoding phosphate propanoyltransferase, which codes for MAQATPDLTRAAIERLVRESIYKQLGKQVPAGNEAPNPLVVNVSARHCHLSPEAVEKLFGPGHQLTPMKWLYQEGQYAAQESVTLVGPRSRVISNLRILGPCRPLNQVELAFTDAIALGYDIPVRQSGDIEGTPGCMLMGPKGFLELDKGVIRAAPHVHMAPEDAAHYGVKQGDFMKMRVGGDLGVTFDRIFVRVSDSFKLEVHIDTDEGNACRLGPQSQVELVK